Within the Cupriavidus necator N-1 genome, the region TAGGTGGTCATCGATAACCCGAAGCCGCCCTCCGACTCGGGCAGCAATCCGCCGATCAATCCGTAGTCGCGCATGGCGGCCACGATGTGACGGGGAACGGGGCGCTTCTCCGCTTCGTGCGCTTCCACGAGCGGGGCCACCTCGGCCTCCAGGTATCGGCGCAGCGAATCGACCAGTGCGACCTGCGTTGAGTCCAGCGAAAAATCCATGAGTGCTCCTGTGGTGCAAGTGCGGCCGCGCTCAGCCGAGGCGATCGCTTTCCCCCGGTGACGGGGCGGACGCTTCTGGGAAACCCGGCAGCGCGACTGTCGGAGACGAGATTAGAGGCGGGGTCGCCAAAAAAACACTTCCATTTTGGGAGGGGTGTGCCGTAACACCGGACCCCTCCCAAACCGGGAGGCTTTTCCCCGCCTGGAGTTCTCTAATGTCGAATCCGGCGCGACGCGGGGGGCAGGTTCCCCCGCATCACGTACTTCACACGATTCGAATCAAGGAGTTGAAATGGTCGACAAGTCGCTTATCGGCAAGTCAATCGGCACGCGCACCATCGAGGTCGAAAAGGGACGTCTGCGCTTCTTCGCCAGCGTGATCGGCGAGTGCAATCCCATCTACGTCGACGAATCGGCGGCCAGGGATGCGGGTCATGCTTCGCTGCCAGTTCTTCCCAGCTTTCTTTTCTGCCTGGAGTCGGAGGCGTTTGCTTCCGTCTCGGCTTCCAAAGCGGCGGGGTTCGACCCGGGACGGGTACTGCACGGCGAGCAACAGTTCGTCTACCACGCCCTGGCGTATGGCGGCGACACACTGACCTTCGACGTCAGGTTCGTCGACGCCTACGAAAAGAAGAATGGCCTGCTCGATTTCGTCGTCAAGGAAAGCCGGGTGACTAACCAAAATGGCAAACACATTGCGGATCTGCGCGCCATCATCGTGCAGCGCAACGGATAAGGGAGCGTTCGACATGGCACCGCAATTCGATCAGGTCAAAGTCGGCGACAAACTGCCACCGCTGACCCTGCCGCCCATTTCACGCAAGACGCTGGCGCTATATGCCGGCGCGTCGGGGGACCACATGGCCGTGCACATTGACCAGGACGTCGCCCGCGCGGCGCGCTATCCGGATGTGTTCGCGCACGGGATGCTGACTGTCGCTTACCTGGGTCGCTTGCTGACCAACTGGGTCGCGCAGGAGCGTATTCGGGAGATGTCGGTGCGCTTTGTGGCGATCACGCACTTGTACAACGCCCCAATGTGTACCGCCGAAGTCATCGAGAAACTGGAGCATGCCGGCGAGAAGCGCGTCCGGGTGGCTGTGAAAGCCGAGAACCAATATGGCGAAGTGAAGATCGTGGGCGAGGCCGTCCTGGCGATCGCGTAATGAGGCCGAAAGGAAGGGGAGAGGACATGAGGAATCTGGAAAGCAAGGTGGCACTGGTGACAGGCGCAGGCCGTGGAATCGGCCGCGCTGTGGCGGAAAAGCTGGCGGCGGAAGGGGCGCGCGTGGTGGTGAACGATCTGGATCGTGATCCTGCCATGGAAGTGGTCGAGGCGATCCGGGCGGCGGGAGGAGAAGCGGTCGCTTGCCACGGCAGCGTATCGGTGCCCGATTTTGCCGATCGATTTGTCCGGACGGCAGTCGATCACTACAAGAGTGTCGATATCATCGTCAACAACGCCGGATACACGTGGGACAACGTCATCCAGAAGATGAGCGACGAACAATGGTACGCCATCCTCGACACCCACCTGACGGCGCCCTTCCGCATCTTGCGTGCGGCGCAGCCGGTGATTCGCAATCTGGTCAGGTCCGAGGCCGAGCAGGGCAGGGAAGTGTTCCGCAAGATCGTGAACATCTCGTCGGTGTCGGGGACGCAGGGCAATGCAGGGCAGGCCAACTACTCTGCGGCCAAGGCGGGCATCCTGGGTCTGACCAAGTCGCTGGCCAAGGAATGGGGCCGCATGAAGGTCAATGTCAACGCCGTGGCCTTTGCCTATATCGCCACGCGCATGACGTCGGTGGCGGCGGACACGAATACGACCCTGCGCATCGATGGACGCGATATCAAGGTCGGCGTCGGCAATGAGATTCTGAACAACGCCGCCGCGCTGATTCCGCTCGGCCGCCCGGGCACGCCGGAAGATGCGGCGGGGGCGGTGTACATGTTCTGCATCCCCGAGTCGAACTACGTCAGCGGCCAAGTCATGATTTGCGGCGGTGGCCGCGGAGGCTTCTGAGATGCAGGCAGTCATCGCAATCACTGGAAGGAAGGAGCCAACATGAGCAAGCTGTCGGGAACCAAGGTCGTGGAGATCGCTGGCATCGGCCCAGGACCGTTCTGTGCTATG harbors:
- a CDS encoding MaoC family dehydratase N-terminal domain-containing protein, producing MVDKSLIGKSIGTRTIEVEKGRLRFFASVIGECNPIYVDESAARDAGHASLPVLPSFLFCLESEAFASVSASKAAGFDPGRVLHGEQQFVYHALAYGGDTLTFDVRFVDAYEKKNGLLDFVVKESRVTNQNGKHIADLRAIIVQRNG
- a CDS encoding MaoC/PaaZ C-terminal domain-containing protein; protein product: MAPQFDQVKVGDKLPPLTLPPISRKTLALYAGASGDHMAVHIDQDVARAARYPDVFAHGMLTVAYLGRLLTNWVAQERIREMSVRFVAITHLYNAPMCTAEVIEKLEHAGEKRVRVAVKAENQYGEVKIVGEAVLAIA
- a CDS encoding SDR family NAD(P)-dependent oxidoreductase, which codes for MRNLESKVALVTGAGRGIGRAVAEKLAAEGARVVVNDLDRDPAMEVVEAIRAAGGEAVACHGSVSVPDFADRFVRTAVDHYKSVDIIVNNAGYTWDNVIQKMSDEQWYAILDTHLTAPFRILRAAQPVIRNLVRSEAEQGREVFRKIVNISSVSGTQGNAGQANYSAAKAGILGLTKSLAKEWGRMKVNVNAVAFAYIATRMTSVAADTNTTLRIDGRDIKVGVGNEILNNAAALIPLGRPGTPEDAAGAVYMFCIPESNYVSGQVMICGGGRGGF